Within the Siniperca chuatsi isolate FFG_IHB_CAS linkage group LG18, ASM2008510v1, whole genome shotgun sequence genome, the region TACATATGGAAGTTTTcctatttaaatttgtttctttttcatctaggttatttttatttattttattgcctTTTTTTCAATATATGGTGCCATTTGACTGTGAAACAGGGTTTTGCTGGAGAGCAGAAAGCATGAAAGTCaaattttaaaagtaaataaaaaataggccTATATATAGTTTTTGTTTACTGATAAGACATGCAGGATTTTGTTCAgctgtttgtcttttcatgtCTTAGGTCTGTGTGCTGTCAACTTTCACTCTACACAATTTAGCTCTATGCTCAAATATAGCTTTGAGTCTTTTTGACCATTAAAAAATCTACACTGCACAAAAAAATTCAGCAGTACTGTGGTGATATTttcctaataaaataaatcccaTCTAAGTTTGCCCTTAGTGTGGACTGGATGTTAATTTCAACCTTTGCTAACCTGTTGACTTAAATGAGCGCCTCAACATAAAGATAGCGGTTGCCTCTGAGGTTAGAGGGTGGAAAAGGAAACCACGGCTTGTTTTTTCAGTCCTGTAGGCAATGAGCAAAGCAATAAATGTCGTGTGCAATCAACTGCAGCTCATGGGTCATTTAGCAGCAACATCACTCTGCTCTCCACTGGACACGGATTGCCTTGAGTCAATATTAAGCGTCAATATCAATCAAACGACTGCATGTGTGTTATTCATCCTACATGGACAGACTGATATTTCCTAAATCATCACCTAAATCTAGTATGTGTCCATGTCATACAGGAGAATCATTAAGCAATGAAAGCTACAAAAATATCATTCCCAAGGCTGCTTGTTTGTTGGATTAATATTCtcataatttctgttttttgttttcagtctcaGAAGGATCCAATGCTGGTGGAGAAAATCATGAATGACCTGGACTCTAACAAAGACAACGAGGTGGATTTCAATGAGTTTGTTGTGTTGGTGGCCGCTCTGACTGTTGCCTGCAATGACTTCTTCcaagagcagaagaagaaaggcAAGTAGATGTGAAAGAAAACCCACTGTAAACTAACTGTAAATCTTTATCagcagtttaaaaatgttttaaaatgtcatcacattaaaaacagtaaatgtCCCATCAGTTGAATCATTTATATTAGCAATTCCCACTGTGTAGGATTGtgaatgtaatatttatgaACGTAGACGCTCATAGCTGTCATGTTgtcacagattttaaaaaaagatgttgtTTTACCAATTTTCAGCCTGGAGCTGTTAAACAATGACCTTGTGATCTCACATCGAGCCTGTCTGATCCAAATTATAGTCATTTTTTATATCAGAATGATGTTTGCAAGCAGAAAATACAAAGTGCCCTTTTCTTAAATTGTCCATAGTGttgtcattgtcttttttttttatagtgtttGGAGCTGCATTTAATCCCAAACTTGGGTGCATTACAGTAAAAACTCACCTCTCCTAGTTTTGTCTATAAAAGACAGCACAGGACGCTCATTACTGGCGATTCATTCAGTAGCATTAACCTTTAAAAAGACACCCTTGTCATCTCAGAACTTCATcgtcatttatttttttgtcccaGTAGACATCCTAGCTGAGGCTGTCCCTGCTCTATTATAAATGtcaaaagttaaatatttcatAATTGTCTTTTGAAGCACAGTCACAGCCTGATGGTGCATTTAGTAGGAAACAATTTTGTCCCTTGTCAGTTTTGCTGTCAGTTTATGTTCCCCAAGGAGAAATACCTTTAACAtttaatgcttttaaatgtattttgtgttgcaTGAGAAAATCCTGGCGAGTTAGATGTTTCTTCTTTCCTGAGATGTTTAGAAACCTTTTAAAATTCTGAccacaaatctgtttttgaaCAATATTTGACTTTGAGCATTCTGTTTTAATATGACAGTTTAtatggcaaaataaaacacacctaTTGGGTGACATCATGTAAAAACTGAATGAAGCTACAGGAAATAAACAGCACTATATCCCCTGGAAACTGGAACACATGACTTTTTCTTGGAAGTGCCGATGTAttgtcatgtacagtatgtttgggcatgtgtgcatgtgcagtggtggaagaatattagacatctgaaatgtgacaaggggccccaagtAGACACTTGCAAGGGGtcaaaaacaagaaattgtAGTGTATTTTTTAAGATCATCAAATATTTTCATGCAAAATCATAATCTAAAAAAACCCAatataactgtcaaataaaagtagcagagtaaaaagtacaatatttccctctgaaatatagtggagtagacTTAtgaagcagcataaaatggaattactcctcaaaatgttacttaagtgcagcttaaatgtactttccaccactgtgtatgtgtgagtgtatgtgagaGCAAGTGTTCTCTCATTCAGCTTTCACTTACTGGACATCTCACAAGGCGGGAGGTTGGGCTTTTGGGAAATGACTGTGTACCGTGTCTCGATGATGCATGGCGATCCCAATACGCACAGGCCACCTGGGTCCAGCAGCATCCGCCAATCACACAGACACGTCTTCCCCTCAAGCAGAAATGCTGATATTCTCACCTTGGGGAGGACGAAAGTGGAGACTCAAGCTGCATTTTCTAAGGGTTTTCCTCTGTACGTCCCTTTTCCCAAAATACCCAACTAGACAGTTCATTTGCGATGACATTCTCAGCTGTGACGTGGAGgaaaattactgaaacaaaATACAGTGGAAAGTCTGAAGCTTTTATGCACGCAGATGGTGCTTGCACAGACCCTCACCATTACAATGCAATTtgtctgtgattggctgtaATCGAGCAGGATAATCACCCTATCTCCTGTGGGAAGATGCCATGCagtaattatgttttttgttcaaTTTTTAAAAGGTTGCAATCAATCACAAGtgtcatttgatcatttttaaatgtggaTATTTATATTCTCACTTATAAATGCCCTCcacttccacacacactcttcaaaTTGTTCATGTAACTGTCTCTTCATTTCCTGGGACTGAACGTCACGTTCAGGAACTGGCTTTCAGCAGAGGAGACTTCTCCTACAGATCGTAAAGTTTGAGTCATCTGTCGTGAGTATAATCATGAAGTCCTGTTGGTGTTGGGGAAAATTACTAGCAATTAAGAAATGCTTTGGACAAAAATGCTTGCACCTGAAGTGCACATGCAACTCCTCAGTATCCAGCCGGCAGACATGATGGGAGAGGCAGTGTTGTAAGTTTCAAGCAAATTGCGTTTGACATAAACAAATTATCAGGCTGTTTTTTTACGGTCATATCAGAAAGTGAATATAATGATTGGTCTCTTATTTAGTATAAAATTTATAGTCAAAAGTCTCCTTCATGAAACTGAATCACGAGGAGACCAGAAACTCCGAtggcagagagaaaagggggtGAAGGCtgcttgaaaaaaagaaacatgtgacaaataagaaaagatgaagtttgtgtatttttgacACCTCAGCGAGAAGGAGGATGGGACATCAAGAGGGATGAAAAAGGCtggggagaaaaagaagagcaaaAAGCAGGGAAAAGACTGATGAAGTCCAAAGAAATTATTATGAAAAACCTGCcccaaacacaaaatacattgcCTGAAAGAACACATATAGTTATTGATAAcattatgaaattaatttaaaaagaaataggCTAGAAAACAGCCTCTGGAGATTTTCTAATGTAATTAAGAAACATACAGATaccacatttattattatttctgtatgGTTTGTTTCAGGCACAGAACG harbors:
- the s100z gene encoding protein S100-Z — encoded protein: MPSQLEGAMDALITVFYNYSGNDGDKYKLNKGELKQLLNSELTDFLMSQKDPMLVEKIMNDLDSNKDNEVDFNEFVVLVAALTVACNDFFQEQKKKGK